A genomic window from Methanobacterium sp. BRmetb2 includes:
- a CDS encoding DNA-directed RNA polymerase subunit N: protein MIPVRCISCGKVVSAFFDEFQKRIDDGENPKEILDDLGITRYCCRRMIIAHVEAW, encoded by the coding sequence ATGATCCCAGTAAGATGTATAAGTTGTGGTAAAGTCGTATCCGCCTTTTTCGATGAATTTCAAAAAAGGATTGACGACGGAGAAAATCCCAAAGAAATTCTTGATGATCTTGGAATAACAAGATACTGTTGTAGAAGAATGATAATTGCCCATGTAGAGGCATGGTAG
- a CDS encoding amino acid kinase, which yields MIILKLGGSVITKKDSLEPEADYKNLDRIAREIADYAADGLIIVHGAGSFGHPFAKKYAIGSPIENEDDFKEKKMGFCLTQSWVKKLNTIVCDNLREKGIFAVSIQPSSFLTTKNKRIYSGELQLIKKYLEMGFVPVIYGDVVIDVDNYIKTAVLSGDQIIKYLAENLKPERVILGSDVDGIYTKNPKKYRDAELIKVVSSMEDLELIEGATNVDVTGGMGGKLKELLILAQMGIESEIINANESNYIKKALKGEKGIGTIIK from the coding sequence TTGATTATTTTAAAACTCGGCGGAAGTGTGATAACTAAAAAGGATTCTTTAGAACCTGAGGCAGATTATAAAAATTTGGATAGAATCGCTCGGGAAATTGCTGATTATGCTGCAGATGGGTTAATAATTGTTCATGGGGCTGGCTCTTTTGGCCATCCCTTTGCAAAAAAATACGCTATAGGTAGCCCTATCGAAAATGAAGATGATTTTAAAGAGAAAAAGATGGGTTTTTGCTTAACACAAAGCTGGGTTAAAAAGTTAAACACAATAGTATGTGATAATCTAAGAGAAAAAGGAATTTTTGCTGTTTCTATACAACCTTCTTCCTTTCTCACCACTAAAAATAAGAGGATATATTCTGGAGAACTCCAGTTAATAAAGAAATATCTGGAAATGGGATTTGTGCCAGTTATATACGGCGACGTGGTAATTGATGTTGACAATTATATTAAAACTGCAGTTTTGTCTGGAGATCAAATAATCAAATATTTAGCTGAAAATTTAAAGCCAGAAAGAGTTATTTTAGGTTCTGATGTGGATGGTATTTACACAAAAAATCCTAAAAAATATAGGGATGCTGAGTTAATTAAAGTTGTTTCCTCCATGGAAGATTTGGAACTTATTGAAGGGGCAACTAATGTTGATGTAACTGGAGGCATGGGTGGAAAACTAAAAGAACTTCTAATACTGGCTCAGATGGGAATTGAATCTGAAATTATCAATGCAAATGAATCTAATTATATAAAAAAAGCTTTAAAAGGCGAAAAAGGAATAGGAACCATAATAAAATGA
- a CDS encoding DNA-directed RNA polymerase subunit D — MEIDVKKKTDNELLFIVEGVDVPFVNALRRISMMEIPKMAIENVDIIRNDSTLFDEVLAHRLGLIPITSDTASKSIIFASECDCGDHCPKCSASFILKEKGPKVVYSKDLKPEDPDIKPVYDSVPILRLKKDEEVELAAIAQLGIGLEHAKWEPTTACAYKYYPKITIDDDCDSCGKCAEECPRGVLELKKNKITVVDAENCSMCGTCMRICPTGAIDIGAEEGKFIFRIETDGSLSPEEILTKACDVLSEKSERIIEFC; from the coding sequence ATGGAGATAGACGTAAAGAAAAAAACTGATAATGAACTTCTCTTTATTGTAGAAGGAGTAGATGTTCCATTTGTTAATGCCTTAAGAAGGATAAGTATGATGGAAATTCCTAAAATGGCTATTGAAAATGTGGACATTATTAGAAATGACTCTACATTATTTGATGAAGTATTAGCTCATAGACTGGGACTAATTCCAATCACATCAGATACAGCATCAAAATCGATAATATTTGCCAGTGAATGTGACTGTGGAGACCACTGTCCAAAATGCAGTGCTTCATTTATCTTAAAGGAAAAAGGTCCAAAAGTTGTTTATTCCAAGGATTTAAAACCGGAAGATCCGGATATTAAGCCAGTATATGATAGTGTTCCAATATTAAGACTTAAAAAAGATGAAGAAGTGGAACTAGCTGCCATTGCACAGCTTGGAATAGGCCTTGAACATGCAAAATGGGAACCTACAACTGCCTGCGCATACAAGTACTACCCTAAGATTACAATTGACGATGATTGTGATTCGTGTGGTAAATGTGCTGAGGAATGTCCAAGAGGCGTACTCGAATTAAAAAAGAATAAAATAACAGTGGTGGATGCTGAAAATTGTTCAATGTGCGGAACTTGCATGAGAATATGCCCCACTGGCGCAATTGATATAGGTGCAGAAGAAGGGAAATTCATATTCAGAATAGAGACGGACGGTTCTCTATCCCCAGAAGAAATTTTAACTAAAGCATGTGATGTTTTATCTGAGAAATCAGAAAGAATTATAGAATTTTGTTAA
- a CDS encoding 50S ribosomal protein L18e, giving the protein MVKKITKTNPNLIELIRNLKEKSYQENVAIWKDVARRLERSNRRKAEVNISKINRYSDDDEIILIPGKVLGSGSMDHKVNVAALGFSQTALEKIKTAGGECLEITEILEKNPKGSKIRIIE; this is encoded by the coding sequence ATGGTAAAAAAGATTACCAAGACTAATCCCAATCTCATCGAACTCATAAGAAATCTTAAAGAAAAATCTTATCAAGAAAACGTTGCAATATGGAAGGATGTTGCCAGAAGACTGGAAAGATCAAACAGAAGAAAAGCGGAAGTAAATATATCCAAAATAAACCGATACAGTGATGATGATGAAATAATTCTCATACCTGGTAAAGTTTTGGGAAGCGGCAGCATGGATCATAAGGTAAATGTTGCAGCCTTGGGTTTTTCACAAACAGCCTTGGAAAAAATTAAGACTGCTGGTGGAGAATGCTTGGAAATAACAGAAATATTGGAAAAAAATCCTAAAGGAAGTAAAATAAGGATAATTGAATAA
- the mvk gene encoding mevalonate kinase: MEVEASAPGKVILFGEHAVVYGKPAIAVAVDKRAIIKISENEKDHIRVHIDNLGASATLDQLNHEISVENGKSGILKYVLEALKMVHNASPIDIEIDLKLPIGAGLGSSAAVTVATIAAASKYNNNKLTKKEIAQKAHQVELNVQNSASPIDTTISTYGGAVYLSENAEYIKPLNINWDYPLIIGFTPRPGNTGKLVEQVRLRKEAYPDIINPIIDSMGLLTKTALKALLEKDHTKIGDLMNINHGFLDCLGVNTKELSNMVYTARKAGALGAKITGAGGGGSIVALCPENNLNVLSALKDIEDAVEVSISQTGVEYVK, encoded by the coding sequence ATGGAAGTTGAAGCATCTGCACCAGGTAAAGTAATTTTATTTGGAGAACATGCTGTAGTCTATGGAAAACCAGCCATTGCAGTAGCTGTGGATAAAAGAGCCATTATTAAAATATCAGAAAATGAAAAAGATCATATTCGAGTACATATAGATAATCTTGGGGCATCAGCTACTCTTGATCAATTAAATCATGAGATATCAGTTGAAAATGGTAAATCAGGGATTTTAAAATATGTTTTAGAAGCGCTGAAAATGGTGCACAATGCATCGCCAATAGATATTGAAATAGACTTGAAACTTCCTATTGGTGCAGGTTTAGGGTCATCTGCTGCTGTAACAGTAGCAACCATAGCTGCGGCATCCAAATATAATAATAACAAACTAACTAAGAAGGAGATAGCTCAAAAAGCTCATCAAGTAGAACTTAATGTTCAAAATTCTGCCAGTCCCATTGACACCACTATAAGTACTTATGGGGGTGCAGTTTATTTATCAGAGAATGCAGAATACATAAAACCTCTGAATATTAACTGGGATTACCCATTGATAATTGGGTTTACTCCTAGACCGGGAAACACTGGAAAGCTGGTGGAACAGGTTAGACTTAGAAAAGAAGCATATCCTGATATTATCAACCCCATAATTGATTCTATGGGTCTTCTTACCAAAACAGCTCTAAAAGCACTGCTTGAAAAAGATCATACTAAAATCGGAGATTTAATGAATATTAATCATGGCTTCTTAGATTGTTTGGGGGTTAATACTAAAGAACTTTCCAACATGGTTTATACCGCTAGAAAAGCAGGAGCTTTAGGTGCAAAGATTACGGGAGCCGGCGGCGGCGGAAGTATAGTGGCTCTATGTCCTGAAAATAATTTAAATGTCTTATCGGCCCTTAAGGATATTGAAGATGCTGTAGAAGTTAGTATTTCACAAACTGGTGTTGAATACGTAAAGTAG
- a CDS encoding ribonuclease J: MSVEVIAIGGYEEVGKNMSAVKVGDDVVIFDMGIHLDRLHIHEDTDIARMHSLDLIERGVIPDDTLMKEVDGKVRAIVFTHGHLDHIGAVAKLAHRYEAPIIATPYTLALIERTIKSEKKFKVTNPLQILNGGEKCQISPDITLEFIKTTHSIPQTVTAALHTSEGIIIYANDFKFDNHQKISPPPDYGRLRELGRKGVLALIVETTRAGEKDEVKTNSEKIARIMLNDIMNAPLEEKAGMIITTFSSHIERIQAICDIAKHSDRKILLLGRSMERYCSLAESMGLLKLPKSTSIYGSPKSVNRALAKAEEHREKYLMVTTGHQGEPDALLPRIANARTQFNIQRGDNVIFSAPVIPNPMNIANRNLLEKRIKSSGARIFTNAHVSGHAGREDHRDFIKMLNPLHIIPAHGDLTMLSDYTELAEEEGYKLGNDIHILRNGQAQVFNGGI; this comes from the coding sequence GTGAGCGTTGAAGTTATAGCAATCGGTGGATACGAAGAAGTCGGAAAAAATATGTCAGCAGTTAAAGTCGGAGATGACGTAGTAATATTTGACATGGGTATTCACTTGGACAGATTACATATTCATGAAGATACAGACATTGCCAGAATGCACAGTCTGGATCTAATAGAAAGAGGTGTCATCCCTGATGACACACTAATGAAGGAGGTTGATGGTAAGGTTAGAGCCATAGTATTTACTCACGGCCATTTGGACCATATTGGGGCGGTAGCTAAACTAGCTCATAGATATGAAGCACCAATCATTGCAACGCCTTACACTTTAGCCTTAATTGAGCGAACCATAAAATCAGAAAAGAAATTCAAGGTTACTAACCCTCTACAAATTTTAAATGGGGGGGAAAAATGTCAAATATCTCCCGATATAACACTTGAATTTATTAAAACTACCCATAGTATCCCTCAGACAGTAACTGCTGCTCTACATACATCTGAAGGAATCATAATATATGCAAATGACTTTAAATTTGATAATCACCAAAAGATATCACCCCCACCAGATTATGGTAGGCTAAGAGAGCTAGGAAGAAAAGGAGTTCTGGCCTTGATCGTGGAAACCACACGGGCAGGGGAAAAAGATGAAGTTAAAACCAATTCCGAAAAGATCGCTAGAATTATGCTTAATGACATAATGAATGCTCCACTTGAAGAGAAAGCCGGAATGATTATAACCACCTTTTCTTCACATATTGAGAGAATACAGGCAATATGTGATATTGCCAAGCACAGTGACCGGAAAATTTTATTATTAGGACGATCTATGGAAAGATACTGCAGTTTAGCTGAGTCAATGGGTTTATTAAAGCTTCCAAAGTCAACCAGTATATATGGAAGCCCAAAATCAGTTAACCGGGCTCTAGCCAAAGCTGAAGAACACAGGGAAAAATATTTGATGGTGACAACCGGCCACCAGGGAGAACCAGATGCATTGCTTCCCCGTATAGCCAATGCCCGAACTCAGTTTAATATCCAAAGAGGAGATAATGTCATTTTTTCCGCACCAGTTATACCTAATCCTATGAATATTGCTAACCGGAATCTTCTGGAGAAAAGAATTAAATCTAGCGGGGCTAGAATATTTACTAATGCACATGTTTCAGGACATGCTGGCAGGGAAGATCACCGTGATTTTATAAAAATGTTAAACCCCCTGCACATCATTCCTGCTCATGGAGATCTAACAATGCTTTCAGATTATACAGAACTTGCAGAAGAAGAAGGTTACAAATTGGGTAATGACATTCATATACTTAGAAATGGTCAGGCACAAGTTTTTAACGGGGGAATTTAA
- a CDS encoding type 2 isopentenyl-diphosphate Delta-isomerase gives MISDRKLEHLLLCAHCDVEFKNKKTGFSDIELIHKALPEISKEEIDISTTILGNEIDVPLIISAITGGHPSSLIINRELAKAAEKLNIGMGVGSQRAGVENPELVSTYTVVRENAPNSFIIGNIGAPQIEYAKKASDMMEADALAIHLNPLQESIQPGGDVDATGYLDSITKIKETVDIPIIIKETGAGISMEGAISLEKAGADAIDVAGAGGTSWAAVETYRANDKHLGELFWDWGIPTAVSTIEVCESVNIPVISSGGIRTGLDAAKALALGADAVGIALPLLKASYKGHKAVIAKVMKFVEELKATMFLVGAENLKDLKKSNLIIKGQTREWLNERGFDTKKYARRIHSER, from the coding sequence ATGATTTCAGATAGAAAATTAGAACATTTATTATTATGCGCACATTGTGACGTAGAATTTAAAAATAAAAAGACTGGATTTAGTGATATTGAATTAATCCATAAAGCTCTTCCAGAAATTAGTAAGGAAGAAATAGATATATCTACAACCATTTTAGGTAACGAAATTGACGTCCCACTGATAATATCTGCCATTACAGGTGGACATCCATCATCACTAATTATAAACCGGGAACTTGCCAAAGCAGCTGAAAAACTGAATATTGGTATGGGAGTTGGCAGCCAAAGAGCCGGAGTAGAAAATCCTGAACTGGTTTCAACCTATACTGTTGTAAGAGAAAATGCACCAAATTCCTTTATTATTGGAAATATTGGAGCACCCCAGATTGAATATGCAAAAAAAGCTTCAGATATGATGGAAGCTGATGCACTGGCAATTCATTTAAATCCATTACAAGAATCAATACAACCCGGAGGAGATGTTGATGCTACAGGGTATCTTGATTCGATAACCAAAATCAAAGAAACAGTAGATATTCCTATTATTATTAAAGAAACAGGAGCCGGAATATCTATGGAGGGTGCAATCTCTCTTGAAAAGGCAGGAGCTGACGCTATAGATGTTGCTGGAGCAGGCGGTACAAGTTGGGCTGCTGTTGAAACGTACCGGGCCAATGATAAACACCTGGGAGAACTATTCTGGGATTGGGGGATACCAACGGCAGTAAGCACAATTGAAGTATGTGAATCTGTTAATATACCTGTAATATCATCTGGAGGTATAAGAACAGGTCTAGATGCAGCTAAAGCATTAGCACTAGGTGCTGATGCTGTAGGAATAGCTTTACCATTACTTAAAGCATCTTATAAAGGACATAAGGCAGTTATCGCTAAGGTAATGAAATTTGTTGAAGAATTAAAAGCTACAATGTTCCTGGTTGGAGCAGAAAATCTAAAAGATTTGAAAAAATCTAATCTTATAATTAAAGGTCAAACTAGAGAATGGCTTAATGAAAGGGGCTTTGATACTAAAAAATACGCAAGGAGGATACATAGTGAGCGTTGA
- a CDS encoding ferredoxin, which yields MVKIVIDHENCDGADCGECVDVCPMEVLVIEGDKIVIQNIEECSLCEVCMDVCPNEAVEVKDD from the coding sequence ATGGTTAAAATAGTTATTGATCATGAAAATTGTGATGGTGCAGACTGTGGAGAATGTGTAGATGTATGTCCTATGGAAGTTCTTGTAATTGAAGGGGACAAAATTGTAATTCAAAACATAGAAGAATGTAGTCTATGCGAAGTATGTATGGATGTATGCCCTAACGAGGCAGTAGAAGTAAAAGACGATTAA
- a CDS encoding 50S ribosomal protein L13 — MIIDGEGHVLGRLASVVSKKLLEGENIVILNAEKVLISGSKEWAYAKYKQRIDRASISNPRRMGPKYPRRPDDILRRTVRGMLPYKKTKGREAFKGLKAFVGVPVEFKDAEIIRIPEAEPKNITKSIELGEVSKLLGTKYEV, encoded by the coding sequence ATGATTATTGATGGAGAAGGACACGTCTTAGGAAGACTTGCAAGTGTTGTAAGCAAGAAACTACTTGAAGGCGAAAATATAGTAATTTTAAACGCTGAAAAAGTTTTAATTTCAGGTTCAAAGGAATGGGCATACGCAAAATATAAACAAAGAATTGACAGGGCCAGCATATCAAATCCTAGAAGAATGGGACCTAAATATCCGAGAAGGCCTGATGATATTTTAAGAAGAACAGTAAGAGGAATGCTCCCTTATAAAAAAACTAAAGGTAGAGAAGCTTTCAAAGGTCTAAAAGCCTTTGTAGGAGTTCCTGTAGAATTTAAAGATGCAGAAATCATAAGAATTCCTGAAGCAGAACCTAAAAACATTACAAAAAGCATAGAATTAGGAGAAGTTTCAAAATTACTTGGAACTAAGTATGAAGTTTAA
- a CDS encoding 30S ribosomal protein S2, which translates to MSELLIPLDKYLAAGLHIGTQQKTGDMERYIYRVRSDGLYVLDVRKTNDRILAAAKFLAKFDPDDILVVSTRQYGQAPVKKFGELTKTKTIPGRFIPGTLTNPNYAKFIEPKVLVVTDPRSDFQAIIEAKQIGIPVVALCDTENLLGNVDIVIPVNNKGRKAIALVYWLIARQYLREKGILAEDQDLEISPAEFEIKI; encoded by the coding sequence TTGTCAGAACTATTAATTCCACTGGACAAGTACTTAGCAGCAGGTTTACACATAGGAACTCAACAAAAAACTGGAGACATGGAACGATACATATACCGAGTAAGATCCGACGGATTATACGTATTGGATGTTAGGAAAACAAACGACCGAATATTGGCCGCTGCAAAATTCCTTGCAAAATTTGATCCAGACGATATCCTGGTTGTGTCCACAAGACAATATGGACAAGCTCCTGTAAAAAAATTCGGAGAACTAACCAAAACTAAAACCATACCTGGAAGATTCATCCCAGGTACATTAACCAACCCTAACTATGCTAAATTTATTGAACCCAAAGTTTTAGTGGTAACCGATCCAAGATCAGATTTCCAAGCTATTATTGAGGCAAAACAAATAGGCATACCTGTAGTAGCGCTTTGTGACACTGAAAACTTACTTGGAAATGTAGATATTGTCATACCCGTAAATAACAAGGGTAGAAAAGCTATTGCACTGGTTTACTGGTTAATTGCCAGACAATATTTAAGAGAAAAAGGAATTCTTGCTGAAGACCAAGATCTAGAAATCTCACCAGCAGAATTTGAAATAAAGATTTAA
- a CDS encoding DNA-directed RNA polymerase subunit K: MQMTSKLTRFEKARIIGARALQLSMGAKPLVDIPESLDPIDIATLELKKKVIPLDIRK, encoded by the coding sequence ATGCAGATGACATCTAAACTTACAAGATTTGAAAAAGCAAGAATTATTGGTGCAAGAGCTCTTCAACTTTCAATGGGCGCAAAACCATTGGTAGATATACCAGAATCTCTTGATCCGATAGATATTGCAACATTAGAACTTAAAAAGAAAGTAATCCCTCTTGATATCAGGAAATAA
- the eno gene encoding phosphopyruvate hydratase: MDSVIEDVRVRKILDSRGNPTVEVDVITWNGFGRAAAPSGASTGMREVVSFPEGGVDRIIGEVEEIISSELIGMDAEDLKDIDMILKEIDGTDDLSALGGNTIVAVSMATAKAAASSYNMPLYRFLGGNMPDEIPYPLGNMINGGAHAGKHAPDIQEFLVVPLGAQNITEAVFANSNVHKRIKELIQMKDKLFTGGKGDEGGWAPNLSNNDALDIQAKACEEVGDEMGIEIRPSLDFAASEMWNSDEQKYYYEQDNIKRDTGEQIDFVEEIIQTYGMFFVEDPLHESDFDGFAQLTKRVGQRCLICGDDLFVTNASILEEGIKQKAGNAIIIKPNQIGTLSDTYDTIRLAKDNKYVPVVSHRSGETTDETIAHLAVAFSCPMIKTGALGGERIAKLNELIRIEEEIPNSRMGIFG; the protein is encoded by the coding sequence GTGGATAGCGTTATTGAAGACGTTCGTGTCAGAAAAATTTTAGATAGTAGAGGAAATCCCACAGTAGAAGTAGATGTAATAACGTGGAATGGTTTTGGAAGGGCAGCAGCTCCAAGTGGTGCCAGCACTGGAATGCGTGAGGTTGTTTCTTTTCCCGAAGGTGGCGTTGATAGAATAATAGGTGAAGTTGAAGAAATTATTTCATCAGAACTTATTGGTATGGATGCAGAAGATCTCAAAGATATAGACATGATTCTAAAGGAGATCGACGGTACAGATGATCTATCTGCCTTAGGTGGAAACACCATAGTGGCAGTTTCAATGGCTACGGCCAAAGCTGCAGCATCATCATATAACATGCCCCTTTACAGATTTTTAGGCGGAAATATGCCTGATGAAATTCCTTATCCTTTAGGTAACATGATTAACGGAGGAGCACACGCAGGAAAACATGCTCCCGATATACAGGAATTTTTAGTAGTTCCATTAGGAGCTCAAAATATTACAGAAGCTGTATTTGCTAATTCTAATGTTCACAAAAGAATTAAAGAACTTATCCAAATGAAAGATAAATTATTCACCGGTGGTAAAGGAGACGAAGGTGGTTGGGCACCTAATCTTTCTAACAATGATGCACTGGATATTCAAGCTAAAGCCTGTGAAGAAGTAGGCGATGAGATGGGGATAGAGATAAGGCCATCTTTAGATTTTGCAGCAAGTGAAATGTGGAACAGTGATGAGCAAAAATACTATTATGAACAGGATAATATAAAAAGAGACACTGGTGAACAGATAGACTTTGTAGAAGAAATTATCCAAACCTATGGCATGTTCTTTGTTGAAGATCCCCTACATGAAAGCGATTTTGATGGTTTTGCCCAGCTTACCAAAAGGGTAGGTCAAAGATGTCTTATATGTGGAGACGATCTTTTTGTTACCAATGCTTCCATATTAGAAGAGGGAATTAAACAAAAAGCTGGAAATGCTATTATTATAAAACCCAATCAGATCGGAACTTTAAGCGACACCTATGATACAATCAGGCTGGCTAAAGATAACAAATATGTCCCTGTGGTTTCTCATAGATCAGGGGAAACAACAGATGAAACTATAGCCCATCTAGCTGTGGCATTTTCATGTCCCATGATAAAAACCGGAGCTTTAGGTGGAGAGAGAATAGCAAAACTTAATGAGTTAATAAGAATCGAGGAAGAAATACCTAACTCCAGGATGGGAATATTTGGGTAG
- a CDS encoding 30S ribosomal protein S11: MAEKEKWGIANIYSSFNNTIITVTDITGAETITQWSGGKVVRADRQEASPFAAMEAATRAADDVKEKGIVGLHIKVRAPGGNGPRTPGPGAQATIRALARAGIKIGKIEDVTPIPHDGTGRPGGKRGRRV; this comes from the coding sequence ATGGCAGAAAAAGAAAAATGGGGAATTGCGAATATTTACTCATCATTTAACAACACCATAATAACTGTTACAGACATAACTGGTGCAGAAACCATTACTCAATGGTCTGGTGGAAAGGTGGTTAGAGCAGACCGACAGGAAGCTTCACCATTTGCAGCAATGGAAGCTGCTACTAGAGCAGCAGATGACGTCAAAGAAAAAGGTATAGTTGGATTACATATTAAAGTTAGAGCACCTGGTGGAAACGGGCCAAGAACTCCAGGACCTGGAGCACAAGCAACCATAAGAGCCCTTGCAAGAGCAGGTATTAAAATAGGTAAAATTGAAGATGTTACTCCAATACCTCACGACGGTACAGGCAGACCCGGAGGTAAGCGGGGAAGAAGGGTCTAA
- a CDS encoding serralysin: MVDVIEILKKYSKSIDEEINKSLVTIDPKGLRQSSEHLIKAGGKKLRPSLVVLSCEAVSGNPKNALKTAAAMELIHTFSLIHDDIMDKDELRRGEPSVHILWGEPMAILAGDTIFSKAFEAILDTKIDDVSSSRVIEALKTVVDSCIKICEGQACDMGFEEKFDVKEKEYLSMIYKKTAALIAAATKSGAILGGGDQEQIEALSEYGRLIGMAFQIQDDYLDVISDAEKIGKPAGSDIVEGKMTLMVVHTIENASPEDKETLISILKSGSEDEVEKAISLFEKYDSIEYTRNIALNNVKQAKELLNILDDSEAKESLLHIADFVLQRNF, from the coding sequence ATGGTAGATGTAATTGAAATCCTAAAAAAGTATTCTAAAAGTATTGATGAAGAAATTAATAAATCATTAGTTACAATTGATCCTAAAGGTCTTCGCCAATCATCAGAACATCTTATAAAAGCAGGTGGAAAGAAATTACGTCCATCTCTTGTTGTTTTATCATGTGAAGCTGTAAGTGGAAATCCCAAAAATGCATTGAAAACTGCAGCTGCCATGGAATTAATCCATACTTTTTCACTGATTCATGATGATATAATGGATAAAGATGAACTAAGAAGAGGGGAACCATCAGTACACATTTTATGGGGAGAGCCAATGGCTATACTTGCTGGAGACACCATATTCTCCAAGGCCTTTGAAGCAATACTGGATACAAAAATTGATGATGTTTCATCAAGTAGAGTCATTGAGGCCCTTAAGACAGTAGTAGATTCATGTATCAAAATATGCGAGGGACAGGCCTGCGATATGGGCTTTGAAGAAAAATTTGATGTTAAAGAAAAAGAATATCTTAGCATGATCTACAAAAAAACCGCGGCACTTATTGCTGCGGCCACAAAATCTGGTGCAATTCTTGGAGGGGGAGATCAAGAACAAATAGAAGCACTATCAGAATACGGGCGTTTGATTGGTATGGCCTTCCAGATCCAGGATGATTATCTTGATGTGATCAGTGATGCAGAAAAAATAGGCAAACCTGCAGGGAGCGATATAGTGGAAGGAAAAATGACTCTGATGGTGGTTCACACTATAGAAAACGCTTCACCAGAAGATAAAGAAACATTAATATCCATATTGAAAAGTGGTAGTGAAGATGAGGTCGAAAAGGCCATTTCCCTATTTGAAAAATATGATTCAATAGAATACACCCGCAATATTGCTTTAAATAATGTAAAGCAGGCTAAAGAATTGTTAAATATTTTAGATGATTCTGAAGCAAAAGAATCTCTACTTCATATTGCTGATTTTGTTCTGCAGAGAAATTTCTAA
- a CDS encoding 30S ribosomal protein S4: MGHPRKARKKYDTPPHPWNADRIKEENKLTNKYGLKSKKEIWKAETMVRRYRRDARHLLGLSTEQTSDERSQLLGHLMKLGFLGENAKLEDVLNLTVDDVLQRRLQTMVHKKGLSKTAKEARQFVIHGHIALDGKKIDSPSYLVKKGQEDLINYYSSSPVPKNLKQVSEEGNKDKRE, translated from the coding sequence ATGGGACATCCAAGAAAAGCTAGAAAAAAATACGATACACCACCTCATCCATGGAATGCAGATAGGATCAAAGAAGAGAACAAGCTTACTAATAAATATGGATTAAAAAGTAAGAAGGAAATATGGAAAGCAGAAACTATGGTAAGGCGTTACCGAAGAGATGCCAGACACCTTCTAGGTTTATCAACTGAACAAACATCAGATGAAAGATCACAACTTTTAGGGCACCTTATGAAATTAGGTTTCTTAGGTGAAAATGCCAAACTTGAAGATGTATTGAATCTAACGGTTGATGATGTGTTACAAAGAAGATTACAGACTATGGTTCACAAAAAAGGACTTTCCAAAACGGCTAAAGAAGCAAGACAATTTGTTATACATGGACACATAGCATTGGACGGCAAAAAAATCGACTCTCCAAGTTACTTAGTAAAGAAGGGTCAGGAAGATCTTATAAATTACTACTCTTCATCCCCAGTACCAAAAAACCTAAAACAAGTATCTGAAGAAGGAAATAAAGATAAAAGAGAATAA
- a CDS encoding 30S ribosomal protein S9, with the protein MKKVIHTSGKRKTAIARGTFRKGKGRIRVNRCPVELYDPELARLKITEPVMLAGDIVNDLDIDVKVIGGGIMGQAEAARMVIAKGLIQWTSDMDLKEKFVQYDRTMLVGDPRRSEPKKYGGRGARARRQKSYR; encoded by the coding sequence ATGAAAAAAGTAATTCATACCAGTGGAAAAAGGAAAACTGCCATAGCCAGAGGGACATTTAGAAAAGGAAAAGGCAGAATTAGGGTTAACAGATGTCCAGTAGAACTTTACGATCCAGAACTGGCCCGACTCAAAATCACCGAACCTGTAATGTTAGCAGGTGACATTGTCAATGACCTAGATATAGACGTTAAAGTTATAGGCGGCGGAATAATGGGTCAAGCTGAAGCAGCGCGTATGGTAATAGCCAAAGGTTTAATTCAGTGGACTAGTGACATGGATTTAAAAGAAAAGTTCGTTCAATATGATAGGACCATGCTGGTTGGAGATCCACGAAGATCTGAACCTAAAAAGTATGGTGGAAGAGGCGCAAGAGCCAGAAGACAGAAAAGTTACCGATAA